The DNA region CCCCGGATCATCTGGATGATGTGATGATCGGATGTGCCTTTCCCGAAGGGGAACAGGGCCTGAACATCGGCCGGGTGGCCGTTAAAATGGCCGGATTTCCGGACAAAGTTTCCGGTGCCACAGTGAACCGGTTCTGCGCCTCGGGCCTGGAAGCCATTGCCCTGGCCTCCATGCGGGTCCAGATGGGCTGGTCCGATGTCACCATGGGCGCGGGTCTGGAATCCATGACCTATGTCCCCATGGGCGGCAACAATCCCCGGCCCCATCCGGAATATTCCCGCACCAACCCGGAAATGTACGTGTCCATGGGCATCACGGCGGAAAACGTGGCGGAACGGTACAACATTTCCCGGCAGGACCAGGATACGTTTGCCGCAGCATCCCAGGCCAAGGCAGCCAGAGCCCGGGACAACGGCCTGTTCACGGAAATCGTGCCCACCCCGGCCATCAAATACGTGAAACAGGATGACGGGACCTACAAAAAAGAAACCTTCATTGTCAAACATGATGACGGGATCCGGGAATCCACACCCGAAGGCTTAGGCAAACTGCGCACCGTGTTCAAGGCCAACGGCTCGGTCACGGCAGGCAACTCCTCACAGACCACGGACGGGGCCGCCGCCACCATCATCGCATCCAAGGAAAAATGCGAAGAACTGGGCCTGACCCCCATTGCCCGTCTGGTATCCTATGCCACCATCGGGTGCAAATCCGATGAAATGGGCGTGGGACCCAGATACGCCATTCCCAAAGTCCTGGAACAGGCCGGTCTGACCATTGACGACATCGATATCTATGAAATCAATGAAGCCTTTGCCTCCCAGGCCCTGTACTGCATCCGGGAACTGGACCTGGAAAAGTACATGGACAGGATCAACATCCACGGCGGCGCCATTGCCCTGGGCCATCCCCTGGGATGCACCGGCGCCAAGCTCACGGCCACCTGCCTGGCCAACCTCAAAGAGGTCAACGGCAAATACGGCATCGTGTCCATGTGCATCGGCGGCGGCATGGGCGCAGCCGCCATATTCGAGCGCCTCTGATCCAGCATTTTTTAACAACATAGCATAAGCAGTTACCGGCCGGGGTTCCAAGATTTTTGGAACCCCGGCTTTTTTTTTGAAAGTTTGCATTCAAAGAGAAAAGTCATGCATATCAGGTATTTTACCCTGTTGCATTTTTAATTCCCCTTTACTATACAGGAATGCAGTGTTGTATCCCCATCGGTTTCAACCCCTGTAACCGACAGAGCGGAGCTATTTATTTCTCATGCCATTATTCAACAATGATAATATCCCATTGATAAACAAGGATGTCCGGCGCATGCAACGGCTGCGTTTGCAACGTTTCGCAATGGCTTTGGCCACATACACAATAGTGATCCTGGCGACATTTCTGGCTACACGTCTTGGCCTTGGGGAGATGAACGGCGCGCAGTGGGCAACGTATATAGGGTTTGCACTGTTTGGCAACGGC from Desulfotignum phosphitoxidans DSM 13687 includes:
- a CDS encoding thiolase family protein, with amino-acid sequence MKDAYIVQSVRTPGCKQKRGLFNQTRPEELITFIMKQAVEKTPNLTPDHLDDVMIGCAFPEGEQGLNIGRVAVKMAGFPDKVSGATVNRFCASGLEAIALASMRVQMGWSDVTMGAGLESMTYVPMGGNNPRPHPEYSRTNPEMYVSMGITAENVAERYNISRQDQDTFAAASQAKAARARDNGLFTEIVPTPAIKYVKQDDGTYKKETFIVKHDDGIRESTPEGLGKLRTVFKANGSVTAGNSSQTTDGAAATIIASKEKCEELGLTPIARLVSYATIGCKSDEMGVGPRYAIPKVLEQAGLTIDDIDIYEINEAFASQALYCIRELDLEKYMDRINIHGGAIALGHPLGCTGAKLTATCLANLKEVNGKYGIVSMCIGGGMGAAAIFERL